In Halobaculum sp. XH14, a single genomic region encodes these proteins:
- a CDS encoding transcription initiation factor IIB translates to MSTATVACPECEGRLRADGDETVCGECGLVVDADRLDRGPEWRSFSDDETDPRRTGAPLTRSRHDRGLSTEIGHTRVTGRKRKQWARMRRQHTRARISTKRERNQVYGFTEIRRLTSAQSLGDRIRDQACSLFRSAQSENLLRGRSIEGFAAAAVYAACRVAGISRTRGELLADAKADRGELDAAYDALNRDLGLPVGPIDPAEYLPRFASELDLGAGVERDARGYLDRARERGIVNGRNPSGVAAACLYAAARDRGLECTQAAAADVAGVTPVTLRNSYGDLQE, encoded by the coding sequence ATGAGCACTGCAACAGTTGCGTGCCCCGAGTGCGAGGGACGACTGCGCGCGGACGGCGACGAGACGGTCTGTGGCGAGTGCGGGCTGGTCGTCGACGCCGATCGGCTCGACCGCGGCCCCGAGTGGCGGAGCTTCTCGGACGACGAGACCGACCCGCGACGGACCGGCGCGCCGCTGACCCGCTCGCGCCACGACCGCGGACTCTCGACCGAGATCGGCCACACGCGCGTCACGGGACGCAAGCGGAAACAGTGGGCCCGGATGCGCCGCCAGCACACCCGGGCGCGCATCTCGACCAAGCGGGAGCGGAACCAGGTGTACGGCTTCACCGAGATCCGCCGGCTGACGAGCGCGCAGTCGCTCGGCGACCGCATCCGTGACCAAGCCTGCTCGCTGTTCCGGTCCGCACAGTCGGAGAACCTCCTCCGCGGTCGCTCCATCGAGGGGTTTGCCGCCGCGGCGGTGTACGCGGCCTGCCGCGTCGCCGGCATCTCCCGGACCCGCGGCGAACTGCTCGCGGACGCGAAGGCCGACCGGGGAGAGCTCGACGCGGCCTATGACGCGCTCAACCGCGACCTGGGGCTCCCGGTCGGTCCCATCGACCCCGCCGAGTACCTCCCCCGGTTCGCGTCGGAACTCGACCTCGGCGCCGGGGTCGAGCGCGACGCCAGGGGGTACCTCGACCGGGCGCGAGAGCGCGGCATCGTCAACGGCCGCAACCCCAGCGGCGTCGCCGCGGCGTGTCTGTACGCGGCCGCCCGCGACCGGGGACTCGAGTGCACGCAGGCCGCCGCGGCCGACGTCGCGGGCGTGACGCCGGTGACGCTGCGGAACAGCTACGGCGACCTGCAGGAGTGA
- a CDS encoding chromosome partitioning protein ParA, whose amino-acid sequence MILAVTGGKGGVGKSTLAYNLGAALDAVVVDADLGMADLPRGRGPDLHDVLAGRAAPREAVRSGPVDLLPCGRSLAGARAADVGRLEEAVGSIGAGRDVILDCPAGLRADAGVPLAVADACLVVASPRAWALADAVSARELARELDAGVVAVALNRVLDSVPTGAVERALGAPAVSVPADPRLGRSVETESPVVEAAPDSAAARAIEGLAADVHSCRSP is encoded by the coding sequence GTGATTCTGGCCGTGACGGGCGGGAAGGGCGGCGTCGGAAAGTCGACGCTGGCGTACAACCTCGGTGCGGCGCTCGACGCCGTCGTCGTCGACGCCGACCTCGGAATGGCGGACCTTCCGCGGGGCCGCGGCCCGGACCTCCACGACGTGCTCGCCGGGCGTGCGGCCCCACGGGAGGCGGTCCGTTCCGGGCCGGTCGATCTGCTTCCCTGCGGCCGGTCGCTGGCGGGGGCGCGCGCGGCCGACGTCGGGCGGCTCGAGGAGGCCGTCGGTTCGATCGGGGCCGGCCGCGACGTGATCCTCGACTGTCCGGCGGGGCTCCGTGCCGACGCCGGGGTCCCGCTCGCGGTCGCGGACGCCTGTCTCGTCGTCGCGTCCCCCCGAGCGTGGGCGCTCGCTGACGCCGTCAGCGCTCGTGAACTCGCCCGGGAACTCGACGCGGGCGTAGTTGCGGTGGCGCTCAATCGCGTGCTCGACTCGGTGCCGACGGGAGCCGTCGAGCGCGCGCTGGGCGCACCTGCCGTGTCGGTCCCGGCCGATCCGCGGCTCGGACGGTCGGTCGAGACGGAGTCACCCGTCGTCGAAGCGGCTCCGGACTCCGCGGCCGCACGAGCGATCGAGGGGCTCGCGGCCGACGTTCACTCCTGCAGGTCGCCGTAG